A region from the Paraburkholderia youngii genome encodes:
- a CDS encoding glycosyltransferase family 2 protein — MTKPVTNIMKNFELRPLNHVEAASDSRFAWKATNSDPQFELTGWEELSGRAACISFELAKEDMPASPCMIYFDAGAGMSEHATIGLVVDANGKVDQVVAFPPLVGPLRLDPIARSGLFSINGFKVELVADADCPTELLERARRMASWGGGAQPAPAPTVGHTYQEWIERHEPPASHYPVLRARSKTWALQPLISIVMPTYNTPAKWLRMAIDSVVNQVYENWEFCIADDCSTNPEVKQVLDSYAAKDPRIKIAYRTTNGHISNSSNTALELAVGDFVGLLDHDDELHPLALYCVAELINAHPDATVIYSDEDKISIDGVRSDPYFKCDFNYDLFLSQNMISHFGVYKTSVMKEVGGFRAGFEGSQDYDLALRVIDRAGHHTVYHVPRALYHWRMIPESTAAGHEAKPYAHIAAMRALDEHLARNGIHAHTEHAPGTDAFNKVVYDLPEVLPSVEIIIPTRDSAGLVEQCVESVRQKSSYPNFRITIIDNGSVKQETHDLFARLQQDERIKVVRDDSPFNYSALNNRVALASTADFVCLMNNDIEVINADWLEEMVSVALQANVGAVGAKLLYPDDTIQHGGVVLGVGGIASHAHKHFPNTHPGYFARARLRNVMCAVTAACLLIRQSIYKEVGGLDEQLHVAYNDIDFCLRVRQTGYRNVWTPYAELYHHESATRGAEDTPEKISRFNQESELVRQRWGHLLMNDPCYSPNLTLTADDFSFAWPSRIANLD, encoded by the coding sequence ATGACAAAACCCGTGACGAACATCATGAAGAACTTTGAACTTCGTCCCCTGAATCACGTCGAGGCCGCCTCGGATTCCAGGTTCGCGTGGAAAGCGACGAACAGCGATCCACAGTTCGAGCTGACGGGATGGGAGGAGCTGTCGGGTCGCGCCGCGTGCATTTCGTTCGAGCTTGCGAAAGAAGACATGCCGGCCTCGCCGTGCATGATCTACTTCGATGCGGGCGCGGGCATGTCGGAGCACGCGACTATCGGCCTCGTGGTCGACGCTAACGGCAAGGTGGATCAGGTGGTCGCGTTTCCGCCGCTGGTCGGTCCGCTGCGCCTCGATCCGATCGCGCGCTCGGGACTGTTTTCCATCAACGGCTTCAAGGTCGAACTGGTGGCCGACGCCGACTGCCCGACGGAGCTGCTCGAACGCGCACGCCGAATGGCGTCGTGGGGCGGCGGCGCGCAGCCCGCGCCGGCACCCACCGTCGGTCACACGTATCAGGAATGGATCGAACGGCACGAGCCGCCCGCCTCGCATTACCCGGTACTGCGCGCGCGCTCGAAAACCTGGGCGCTGCAGCCGCTCATCAGCATCGTGATGCCGACCTACAACACGCCGGCCAAATGGCTGCGCATGGCGATCGATTCGGTCGTCAATCAGGTTTACGAAAACTGGGAATTCTGTATCGCCGACGACTGCTCGACGAACCCCGAGGTCAAGCAGGTGCTCGACAGCTACGCGGCGAAAGATCCGCGCATCAAGATCGCGTATCGCACGACCAACGGCCACATCAGCAACTCGAGCAACACGGCGCTCGAACTCGCCGTCGGCGACTTCGTCGGCCTGCTCGATCACGACGACGAATTGCATCCGCTCGCGCTCTATTGCGTCGCCGAACTGATCAACGCGCATCCGGACGCGACGGTGATCTACAGCGACGAAGACAAGATCTCGATCGACGGCGTCCGCTCGGACCCGTACTTCAAATGCGACTTCAACTACGATCTGTTCCTGAGCCAGAACATGATCTCGCATTTCGGCGTGTACAAGACTTCGGTGATGAAGGAGGTCGGCGGCTTCAGAGCCGGCTTCGAAGGCTCGCAGGACTATGACCTCGCGCTGCGCGTGATCGACCGCGCGGGCCATCACACGGTGTATCACGTGCCGCGCGCGCTGTACCACTGGCGCATGATTCCCGAAAGCACGGCGGCCGGCCACGAAGCCAAGCCGTATGCGCACATCGCTGCGATGCGCGCGCTCGACGAACATCTCGCGCGCAACGGCATCCACGCGCACACCGAGCACGCGCCGGGCACGGACGCGTTCAACAAGGTCGTGTACGACCTGCCCGAGGTGCTGCCGTCGGTGGAGATCATCATTCCGACGCGCGATTCCGCCGGACTCGTCGAGCAATGCGTGGAATCGGTGCGGCAGAAGTCGAGCTATCCGAACTTCCGCATCACGATCATCGACAACGGCTCGGTCAAGCAGGAAACGCACGACCTGTTCGCCCGCCTGCAACAGGACGAGCGCATCAAGGTCGTACGCGACGATTCGCCGTTCAACTACTCGGCGCTGAACAACCGCGTCGCGCTCGCGAGCACCGCGGACTTCGTGTGTCTGATGAACAACGACATCGAAGTGATCAACGCCGACTGGCTCGAGGAAATGGTGTCGGTCGCGTTGCAGGCGAATGTCGGCGCGGTCGGCGCGAAGCTGCTGTATCCGGACGACACGATCCAGCATGGTGGCGTGGTGCTCGGCGTCGGCGGGATCGCGAGCCATGCGCACAAGCATTTCCCCAATACGCACCCCGGCTACTTCGCGCGCGCGCGCCTGCGCAACGTGATGTGCGCGGTGACCGCCGCGTGCCTGCTGATCCGCCAATCGATCTACAAGGAAGTCGGCGGCCTCGACGAACAGTTACACGTCGCCTACAACGACATCGATTTTTGCTTGCGCGTGCGGCAAACGGGCTACCGCAATGTGTGGACGCCCTACGCGGAGCTTTATCATCACGAATCGGCAACCCGCGGCGCCGAAGACACACCGGAAAAAATCAGCCGCTTCAACCAGGAATCCGAGTTGGTCAGACAGCGCTGGGGACATCTGTTGATGAACGACCCCTGCTATTCACCGAATCTGACACTGACTGCCGACGATTTTTCTTTTGCCTGGCCTTCAAGGATTGCCAATCTTGATTAA
- a CDS encoding NAD-dependent epimerase/dehydratase family protein has protein sequence MSLQILVTGANGFVGQAVSRALLRRGDRVTGAVRRPQTAAEGVREWLLDTEDFAGIDQRWPVALTCDAVIHLASRVHVMQETLTEPLAAYRATNVEGSLRVAAAARRAGVRRFVFVSSIKAVGEASSGRPIAETDQPAPSDAYGISKLEAERALFDYGRSAGLEIVVVRPPLVYGPGVRANFLQLMNAVAKGIPLPLGAVSALRSLVFVDNLADALVHCATDPRAAGETFHVTDGRDLTVPELARLLATQLHVPARLVPVPASLLRVAGRLTGRSAQIDRLIGELRVDSSHIRECLNWSAPHTVEHGLLETVAWYRSTH, from the coding sequence ATGAGTCTGCAGATCCTTGTCACCGGAGCCAACGGTTTCGTCGGCCAGGCGGTGTCGCGCGCGCTGCTGCGGCGGGGCGATCGGGTGACCGGCGCGGTGCGCCGGCCGCAGACCGCCGCCGAGGGCGTGCGCGAATGGCTGCTCGATACCGAAGACTTCGCGGGTATCGACCAGCGCTGGCCGGTCGCGCTCACCTGCGATGCGGTGATCCATCTGGCATCGCGCGTGCACGTGATGCAGGAAACGCTGACCGAGCCGCTCGCCGCCTATCGTGCGACCAACGTCGAGGGCAGCTTGCGGGTCGCGGCCGCGGCACGGCGCGCGGGCGTGCGGCGCTTCGTGTTCGTCAGCAGCATCAAGGCGGTGGGCGAGGCGAGCAGCGGCCGGCCGATCGCCGAAACGGATCAGCCCGCGCCGTCCGATGCATATGGCATCTCGAAACTGGAAGCCGAGCGCGCGCTGTTCGACTACGGCCGCTCGGCGGGACTGGAAATCGTCGTGGTGCGCCCGCCGCTGGTCTATGGACCGGGCGTGCGCGCGAACTTCCTGCAGCTGATGAACGCGGTCGCGAAGGGCATTCCGTTGCCGCTCGGCGCGGTCAGCGCGCTGCGCAGCCTCGTGTTCGTCGATAACCTCGCGGACGCGCTCGTGCACTGCGCGACCGATCCGCGCGCGGCCGGTGAAACCTTTCACGTGACCGACGGCCGCGATCTCACCGTGCCGGAGCTCGCGCGGCTGTTGGCCACCCAGCTTCACGTGCCCGCGCGGCTCGTGCCGGTGCCGGCCAGCCTGCTGCGTGTCGCGGGCCGCCTGACCGGCCGCTCGGCGCAGATCGACCGGCTGATCGGCGAGCTGCGCGTCGACAGTTCGCATATCCGCGAATGTCTTAACTGGTCTGCGCCGCATACGGTCGAGCATGGGCTGCTCGAAACCGTCGCGTGGTATCGCTCGACGCATTGA
- a CDS encoding MraY family glycosyltransferase yields the protein MPLAAHSASSVVSLLPWGVAALAACAAILWTLLRTGLAWRLATDIPNDRSLHTRPTPRVGGWGIVPVVVLLIALAVPSLWLPALAAALLAALSQIDDRRGLPARVRFGGHAAAVAALIAVYPADVPWWALACMAVLLVWLVNLYNFMDGSDGLAGGMALFGFGGYAVAASLSAHADPALATASLIVAGAAAGFLLFNFHPARIFLGDAGSIPLGFLAGALGYWGWREGVWPVWFPALCFAPFIGDASVTLLKRLLRGEKFWQAHREHYYQRLVQSGLGHASTAWIWYLFMAAGIMLALWALQFALLYQWLVVVAWAAVLVIAGLCIDRRWRRHVSRSGPI from the coding sequence ATGCCGCTCGCCGCACATTCTGCCTCTTCCGTCGTCTCTCTACTGCCGTGGGGCGTCGCCGCGCTGGCCGCCTGCGCGGCGATCCTGTGGACGCTGCTGCGCACCGGCCTCGCGTGGCGGCTCGCCACCGACATCCCCAACGACCGCTCGCTGCACACGCGCCCGACGCCGCGCGTCGGCGGCTGGGGCATCGTGCCGGTCGTGGTGTTGCTGATCGCGCTCGCGGTGCCGTCGCTGTGGCTGCCCGCGCTTGCCGCGGCGTTGCTCGCGGCGCTTTCGCAGATCGACGATCGCCGCGGCCTGCCCGCACGGGTGCGCTTCGGCGGCCATGCGGCGGCGGTGGCGGCGCTGATCGCCGTCTATCCAGCCGACGTGCCGTGGTGGGCGCTCGCGTGCATGGCGGTCCTGCTCGTGTGGCTCGTCAATCTCTACAACTTCATGGACGGCTCGGACGGCCTCGCGGGCGGCATGGCGCTGTTCGGCTTCGGCGGCTACGCGGTGGCCGCCTCGCTGTCGGCGCATGCGGACCCTGCGCTCGCGACGGCGAGCCTGATCGTCGCGGGCGCGGCCGCGGGCTTTCTGCTGTTCAACTTTCACCCAGCGCGCATCTTTCTCGGCGACGCCGGCTCGATCCCGCTCGGCTTTCTGGCCGGCGCGCTCGGCTATTGGGGCTGGCGCGAGGGCGTCTGGCCGGTGTGGTTTCCGGCGCTGTGCTTTGCGCCATTTATTGGCGATGCGTCGGTCACGCTGCTCAAGCGCCTGCTGCGCGGTGAAAAATTTTGGCAGGCGCATCGTGAACACTACTATCAAAGACTGGTGCAGTCGGGTTTGGGGCATGCATCGACCGCGTGGATTTGGTACTTGTTCATGGCGGCGGGCATAATGCTTGCTCTCTGGGCGCTACAATTCGCCCTTCTGTATCAATGGCTGGTTGTCGTCGCATGGGCTGCCGTGCTGGTCATAGCAGGGCTGTGTATTGATCGCCGCTGGCGGCGCCATGTGTCCCGTTCCGGGCCAATCTGA
- a CDS encoding polysaccharide biosynthesis protein, with protein sequence MKSFKARWLSFSAFAFDLCAVAMAWLLAYVIRFNGPVPAPFWSSGLHALVWVLLIYAVMFRSYGLYRGMWVFASLPDLVRIAKAIGVGALVVVIGSALLQPAPVVPRSVLIVSPMLLFLTMGGSRALYRAAKEFYRYGGLVGQGKPVLVLGAGNAGANLVRELKRSGQWRLVGLLDDDPIKQGREIYGYRVVGAISDLQKICTELKVEHVIIAVPSASVEAHRRIATLCVRAGVRAMTLPALTPLTQGQAFLSRVRQIDLEDLLGRDPVTIDTEHVAALLKNRVVMVTGAGGSIGSELCRQILRFGPVQLVAFDISEFSIYRLNEELRDKYPEVSVVPLVGDVKDSLLLDQVMARYCPHIVFHAAAYKHVPLMEEVNTWQAVRNNVLGTYRVARAAIRHDVAHFVLISTDKAVNPTNVMGASKRLAEMACSALQQQGARRTQFETVRFGNVLGSAGSVIPKFQEQIARGGPVTVTHPEITRFFMTIPEASQLVLQASSMGRGGEIFILDMGKPVRIADLAHDLIRLYGFTEEQIRVVFTGLRPGEKLYEELLADDETTTRTPHPKLRIAQAREVPDSLIDNLLPWLMQHRVPADDEVRRDLRRWVPEYLPATATTLRSVAPATRVS encoded by the coding sequence ATGAAAAGCTTCAAAGCCAGATGGCTTTCGTTCAGTGCGTTTGCGTTCGACCTGTGCGCGGTGGCCATGGCCTGGCTGCTGGCCTATGTGATCCGGTTCAACGGGCCGGTGCCCGCGCCGTTCTGGTCGAGCGGGCTGCATGCACTCGTGTGGGTGCTGCTGATCTACGCGGTGATGTTTCGCAGCTACGGCCTCTATCGCGGCATGTGGGTGTTCGCGAGCCTGCCCGACCTCGTGCGGATCGCGAAAGCGATCGGCGTCGGCGCGCTCGTCGTCGTGATCGGCTCGGCGCTGTTGCAGCCCGCGCCGGTCGTGCCGCGCTCGGTGCTGATCGTGTCGCCGATGCTGCTGTTCCTGACCATGGGCGGCTCACGCGCACTGTATCGCGCGGCCAAGGAGTTCTATCGCTACGGCGGCCTGGTCGGCCAGGGCAAGCCGGTGCTCGTGCTTGGCGCAGGCAATGCCGGCGCGAACCTCGTGCGCGAGCTGAAGCGCTCGGGCCAATGGCGCCTCGTCGGTCTGCTCGACGACGATCCCATCAAGCAGGGCCGTGAAATCTATGGCTATCGCGTGGTTGGCGCGATCAGCGATCTGCAGAAGATCTGCACGGAGCTGAAGGTCGAGCACGTGATCATCGCGGTTCCGTCGGCGTCGGTGGAAGCGCATCGGCGCATCGCCACGCTGTGCGTGCGCGCCGGCGTACGCGCGATGACGCTGCCCGCGCTCACGCCGCTCACGCAAGGCCAGGCATTCCTGTCGCGGGTGCGGCAGATCGATCTCGAAGACCTGCTCGGCCGCGACCCGGTGACGATCGATACCGAGCACGTCGCCGCGCTGCTGAAGAACCGCGTCGTGATGGTGACGGGCGCGGGCGGCTCGATCGGCTCGGAGCTGTGCCGGCAGATTCTGCGCTTCGGTCCGGTGCAACTGGTCGCGTTCGACATTTCCGAGTTCTCGATCTATCGCCTGAACGAAGAGCTGCGCGACAAGTATCCGGAAGTGTCGGTGGTGCCGCTCGTCGGCGACGTGAAGGATTCGCTGCTGCTCGATCAGGTGATGGCGCGCTACTGTCCGCACATCGTATTTCATGCGGCGGCCTACAAGCACGTGCCGTTGATGGAAGAGGTCAACACGTGGCAGGCGGTGCGCAACAACGTGCTCGGCACGTACCGCGTCGCGCGCGCGGCGATCCGCCACGACGTCGCGCATTTCGTGCTGATTTCGACCGACAAGGCCGTCAACCCGACCAACGTGATGGGCGCGAGCAAGCGGCTCGCGGAGATGGCGTGCTCGGCTCTGCAGCAGCAGGGCGCGCGGCGCACGCAGTTCGAGACAGTGCGCTTCGGCAACGTGCTCGGCAGCGCGGGCAGCGTGATTCCCAAGTTCCAGGAGCAGATCGCGCGCGGCGGCCCGGTGACGGTCACGCATCCGGAAATCACGCGGTTCTTCATGACGATTCCGGAGGCGTCGCAGCTCGTGTTGCAGGCGTCGAGCATGGGGCGCGGCGGCGAGATTTTCATTCTCGACATGGGCAAGCCGGTGCGTATCGCCGATCTCGCGCACGATCTGATCCGCCTGTACGGCTTCACCGAAGAGCAGATTCGCGTCGTGTTCACGGGTTTGCGCCCGGGCGAGAAGCTTTACGAGGAACTGCTCGCCGATGACGAAACCACCACGCGCACGCCGCACCCGAAGCTGCGCATCGCGCAGGCGCGCGAGGTGCCGGACAGCCTGATCGACAACCTGCTGCCGTGGCTGATGCAGCATCGCGTGCCGGCCGACGATGAAGTGCGGCGCGATCTGCGGCGCTGGGTGCCGGAGTATCTGCCGGCGACGGCGACGACGCTGCGTAGTGTGGCGCCGGCGACGCGGGTGTCGTAG
- a CDS encoding glycosyltransferase: protein MKVLFATYPMAFHTPGGGEIQLLAYHKHLPAHGVDVTLFDPWKPRFLEHDVVHFFSCVGGSVHLCNFVKQLGLPLVVSSSLWVTEETRHLYPIGEIHHQFSLADRVVANSEIECDTLARIFDLPREKFASVLNGVEPSFYEPVAPEPFRREYGIEGRFILNVGNIEPRKNQLALIRAMKSFPELKLVLIGHQRDPEYAKTCFDEGGEQVVYAGTLPHDSPLLRSAYAACEAFVLPSTLETPGLAALEAHAAGARIAVTKVGSTEEYFAQHVAYLDPFDVDSIAGSIRAALAQPRGAAAAPTRDLTWQAVLSPLKDLYDSLLTK, encoded by the coding sequence ATGAAAGTGCTGTTCGCCACCTACCCGATGGCTTTCCACACCCCCGGCGGCGGAGAAATCCAGTTGCTTGCGTATCACAAGCATCTGCCCGCGCATGGCGTCGACGTCACGCTGTTCGATCCGTGGAAGCCGCGTTTTCTCGAACACGACGTGGTGCATTTCTTCTCGTGCGTCGGTGGCTCGGTGCACCTGTGCAACTTCGTCAAGCAACTCGGCTTGCCGCTCGTCGTGTCGTCGAGCCTGTGGGTGACCGAAGAAACCAGGCACCTCTATCCGATCGGCGAGATCCATCATCAGTTTTCTCTCGCGGACCGTGTGGTCGCGAACTCCGAGATCGAGTGCGATACGCTCGCGCGCATCTTCGATCTGCCGCGCGAAAAATTTGCGAGTGTGCTGAACGGCGTCGAACCGAGCTTTTACGAGCCAGTCGCGCCGGAGCCGTTCCGCCGTGAATACGGCATCGAAGGACGCTTCATCCTGAACGTCGGCAACATCGAGCCGCGCAAGAACCAGCTCGCGCTGATCCGCGCGATGAAATCGTTCCCCGAACTGAAGCTCGTGCTGATCGGCCATCAGCGCGATCCCGAATATGCGAAGACGTGCTTCGACGAGGGTGGCGAGCAAGTCGTCTACGCCGGCACGCTGCCTCACGATTCGCCGCTGCTGCGCTCGGCCTACGCGGCTTGCGAAGCGTTCGTGCTGCCGAGCACGCTCGAAACGCCGGGGCTCGCCGCGCTCGAAGCGCATGCGGCGGGCGCGCGCATCGCGGTGACGAAAGTTGGCTCTACCGAAGAATATTTCGCGCAGCATGTCGCCTACCTGGATCCGTTCGACGTCGACAGCATTGCCGGTTCGATCCGCGCGGCGCTCGCGCAACCGCGCGGCGCTGCCGCGGCCCCGACGCGAGATCTGACCTGGCAGGCCGTCCTGTCGCCCCTGAAAGACCTCTACGATTCCTTGCTGACGAAATGA
- a CDS encoding glycosyltransferase family 4 protein, translating into MINLGPQKNKTGWLAEYRHPSPGELFCLPSAIYFLMKFRADLARFNSKVLDDRVTLYFWWEMSARETYPDFDWVLRQEDLEYLRRLDNDTLIERHPDAVTYWLGSTKPSVLDAKHLSETLHEPVTVLEEAGLQLPKLMTTIVRNRGDLSQAFNLNTLTGYLNVLDWWEQYGQVTCPRVTWHPPIAWPGLLEPIDAPDSSAMPFPRFLALITTERPDLRSAFNLNSFTSRLNALSWWEDHGQREYPRIKWSQPPIGGFMLEPEAPPADGGPYVPRFLCEIYKDRPDLQATFTLQSFRGRLSCLSWWIEHGQHQYHAIKWVPPTPSAAMFEPEFGSHADWLPVPRFLRLLHSERRDLQELCSLDSFTGRLKCLSWWIEHGQQQYPAINWGVPPLPDSLFKMEAGEQGALPLLPRFLPLIWNERPDLQASFNLSSFRERLAFIAWWEKHGHSEYNAIEWSPTDLAEAREGEWVQPATPALMFEPEWGTHADWLPVPRFLRLLHDERQDLQELCSLDTFTGRLKCLSWWIEHGQQQYPALHWVIPPLPDTLFAGEAGEQGALPLLPRFLLLIWNERPDLQASFNLNSFSERLGFIAWWDQHGHDEYYAIKWTPAHLAEELARIDDEQPADNTSLPRFLTMIANDRPDLRAVYDLNTTEGRDQLVRWWNEWAPSEYPLVGSLKVRWADSADDEADDDAPEPARYHARVEGVGYEFGVNIIGFPQGVLGLGEDARMAARVLQLSSTPVTLLNAPMAGPARLEHSVDHLISDELKYNISLICLPAPEMVRLALEGGRKLIDAPTHKIGAWPWELPHWPNAFGNVHQMVDEIWAQSRFVQSVYSRLGNTPVYQMPMAVEVPAPLEPKRERFGLPTNEFLFYLMFDGNSWLSRKNPLAGVQAFKQAFGNSSPGVGLVIKAMNVRDDDPVWRAVLDLAAGDSRIHIVSERLSRQDSTDFMACCDAYISLHRSEGFGRVIAEAMALGQPVVVTNFSGNVDFCEPDTAFLVDGELVPLRPGDYLFAEGQYWCDPDVSIAAEQLKRMIDDAPLRERIALSGKARIERDYSVEAVARAYARRLNDIAEAKTT; encoded by the coding sequence TTGATTAATCTGGGACCCCAAAAAAATAAGACCGGATGGCTGGCGGAGTACCGCCATCCATCGCCGGGGGAACTGTTCTGCCTGCCGAGCGCGATCTACTTTCTGATGAAGTTCAGAGCCGATCTCGCGCGCTTCAATTCCAAAGTGCTCGATGACCGCGTCACGCTGTACTTCTGGTGGGAAATGTCGGCGCGCGAGACGTATCCGGACTTCGACTGGGTACTGCGACAGGAAGACCTCGAATATCTGCGCCGGCTCGATAACGACACGCTGATCGAGCGGCATCCGGACGCCGTCACGTACTGGCTCGGTTCGACCAAACCGAGCGTGCTCGATGCGAAGCATCTGAGCGAAACGCTGCACGAACCCGTCACCGTGCTCGAAGAAGCCGGCCTGCAATTGCCGAAGCTGATGACGACGATCGTGCGCAATCGCGGCGATCTGTCCCAGGCGTTCAACCTGAACACGCTGACCGGCTATCTGAACGTCCTCGACTGGTGGGAGCAGTACGGGCAGGTCACCTGTCCACGCGTGACGTGGCATCCGCCGATCGCGTGGCCGGGGCTGCTGGAACCGATCGACGCACCCGACTCCAGCGCGATGCCGTTTCCGCGCTTCCTCGCGCTCATCACGACCGAGCGGCCCGATCTGCGCAGCGCCTTCAATCTGAACAGCTTCACGTCGCGGCTCAACGCGCTCAGCTGGTGGGAAGACCACGGCCAGCGCGAGTATCCGCGCATCAAGTGGTCGCAGCCGCCGATCGGCGGCTTCATGCTCGAGCCCGAAGCGCCTCCCGCGGACGGCGGCCCTTACGTGCCGCGCTTCCTGTGCGAGATCTACAAGGACCGGCCGGACCTGCAGGCGACCTTCACGCTGCAGTCCTTCCGCGGGCGGCTCAGCTGCCTGTCATGGTGGATCGAACACGGCCAGCATCAGTACCACGCGATCAAATGGGTGCCGCCCACGCCCTCCGCCGCGATGTTCGAGCCGGAATTCGGCTCGCACGCCGACTGGCTGCCGGTGCCGCGCTTCCTGCGACTTCTGCACAGCGAGCGCCGGGACCTGCAGGAGCTCTGCTCGCTCGACAGCTTCACCGGGCGCCTGAAGTGCCTGTCGTGGTGGATCGAGCACGGGCAGCAACAGTATCCGGCGATTAACTGGGGCGTCCCGCCGTTGCCCGACAGCCTGTTCAAAATGGAAGCCGGCGAGCAAGGCGCGCTGCCGCTGCTGCCGCGCTTTCTGCCGCTGATCTGGAACGAGCGGCCCGACCTGCAGGCGTCGTTCAACCTGAGCAGCTTCCGCGAGCGGCTCGCCTTCATTGCGTGGTGGGAAAAGCACGGGCACAGCGAGTACAACGCGATCGAATGGTCGCCGACAGATCTCGCCGAAGCACGCGAGGGCGAATGGGTGCAGCCCGCCACGCCCGCGCTGATGTTCGAGCCCGAATGGGGCACGCACGCCGACTGGCTGCCGGTGCCGCGCTTTTTGCGGCTCTTGCATGACGAGCGCCAGGATCTGCAGGAACTCTGCTCGCTCGACACCTTCACCGGGCGTCTGAAGTGCCTGTCGTGGTGGATCGAACATGGGCAGCAACAGTATCCGGCGCTTCACTGGGTGATCCCGCCGTTGCCCGACACCCTGTTCGCCGGGGAAGCCGGCGAGCAAGGCGCGCTGCCGCTGCTGCCGCGCTTTCTGCTGCTGATCTGGAACGAGCGCCCCGACCTGCAGGCGTCGTTCAACCTGAACAGCTTCAGCGAGCGGCTCGGCTTCATCGCGTGGTGGGACCAGCACGGCCACGACGAGTACTACGCGATCAAATGGACGCCGGCTCATCTCGCCGAAGAGCTCGCGAGAATCGACGACGAGCAGCCGGCCGACAACACGTCGCTGCCGCGCTTCCTGACGATGATCGCGAACGACCGCCCGGATCTGCGCGCCGTGTACGACCTGAACACCACGGAAGGCCGCGACCAGCTCGTGCGCTGGTGGAACGAGTGGGCGCCGAGCGAATATCCGCTGGTCGGCTCGCTGAAGGTGCGCTGGGCCGACAGCGCCGACGACGAAGCCGATGACGACGCGCCCGAGCCCGCCCGTTATCACGCGCGCGTCGAAGGCGTCGGCTATGAATTCGGCGTCAACATCATCGGCTTCCCGCAGGGCGTGCTCGGCCTCGGCGAAGACGCGCGCATGGCCGCGCGCGTGCTGCAACTGTCGTCGACGCCGGTCACGCTGCTCAATGCGCCGATGGCGGGACCCGCGCGTCTCGAACACTCGGTCGATCATCTGATCAGCGATGAGCTCAAGTACAACATCAGCCTGATCTGCCTGCCGGCGCCCGAAATGGTGCGGCTCGCGCTGGAAGGCGGCCGCAAGCTGATCGACGCGCCCACGCACAAGATCGGCGCATGGCCGTGGGAACTGCCCCACTGGCCGAACGCGTTCGGCAACGTGCATCAGATGGTCGACGAAATCTGGGCGCAGAGCCGCTTCGTGCAGAGCGTCTACAGCCGGCTCGGCAACACGCCGGTCTACCAGATGCCGATGGCGGTCGAAGTGCCCGCGCCGCTCGAGCCGAAGCGCGAACGCTTTGGCCTGCCGACCAACGAGTTCCTGTTCTACCTGATGTTCGACGGCAACTCGTGGCTGAGCCGCAAGAACCCGCTCGCCGGCGTGCAGGCGTTCAAGCAGGCGTTCGGCAACAGCTCACCGGGCGTCGGGCTCGTCATCAAGGCGATGAACGTGCGCGACGACGACCCGGTGTGGCGCGCCGTGCTCGACCTGGCCGCGGGCGATAGCCGCATCCACATCGTGTCCGAGCGTCTGAGCCGCCAGGACTCGACCGACTTCATGGCCTGCTGCGACGCGTACATTTCGCTGCACCGGAGCGAAGGTTTCGGCCGCGTGATTGCCGAGGCGATGGCGTTGGGGCAGCCGGTCGTAGTCACGAACTTCTCGGGCAATGTCGACTTCTGCGAACCCGACACCGCATTTCTCGTAGACGGCGAACTCGTGCCGCTGCGTCCTGGCGACTACCTGTTCGCCGAAGGTCAGTATTGGTGCGATCCGGATGTATCGATCGCGGCGGAACAGCTCAAACGCATGATCGACGATGCGCCACTCCGTGAGCGCATCGCACTGTCGGGGAAGGCGCGCATCGAGCGCGATTACTCAGTTGAGGCAGTCGCACGCGCGTATGCGCGGCGGTTGAACGACATTGCGGAGGCGAAGACGACATGA